TGATCAGAGGTAGGCtgtgtgatgaagcgggactgttcttaatgttttctctgaatagtgtgggggtgcctcagtttcccctatgcagttcttaagtatctaggtagtgggttaagggtgtatgatcactgcagagccctagagggcaggtgtgtgcaggggtctggacaccgagaatggccgacaccctgtttcctggccactgatggcctggcccttcccgcctgcaaggtgagagctaaagggttggagaacaaaggaatcaggagacctcctggcccgggaaagggacaaagcccagaggaggaggggctggagagagtttcagtttggtgctgggtggtggaacgcagggaaccccagggctggggtctaagcttcctgcccccagaaggacttgactgaggggtcctggttgtgcccatcagctctgttttagactgtgttcctattgtccaataaaccttctgttttactggctggctgagagtcccagtgaatcccaggaagaggggtgcagggcccggactcccccacacttcaTGACAGGCTGTACAGTTGGAGACACAGGGGACCGATTGGGATTTAGAAGGGATAAGTGGACATGAGATATCTAAGTAAAgcagggctgaaacccactgtccACAGCAGTGAGATGTGATCTCCCAGCTTCACCAGACGACGCCCTAGGCGtaagaaatgcttgacataagTAAATGACCAAAGAGCGACTCTTATATCACAAGATCAGGAGAAAGACGTGCCGACAGGTGATGCTGCGAAAAAGCGACCGCGATGTACGTAGAGGCTCTAAATCTGAACCAAGTAGCAGAGGGGACTTTCCCTCCATTGGGCTTGTAACTGGCCACCAGAGACGAACCCACGGTGGTGTAAGAGAACATCACTAACTCGatgctaaataaaaataaaggctcCAGCCAGCGTGGGGTGGAGCTTAGTTCTCCTCTTCAGCTAGCAGGAGGCAGATGCATCCGAATTGGTAGTGGTGGCATCCCAGTTGGGGGTTAGCTCTGGGCTAGGCACAGGCTGGCCAGGTGGGCCTGCACCCAGTGGCTTCTGCTGGCCTCTAAGCTCCAGGTCGGAGGCCCAGGGTAGCTTGGGGGGCGGGTTCAGGgatcctggggcagggggagctcagAGTTTGAAGATGGCAGGGCCAATGTTTAAGCCCAGCAGGGCGTTGGCAGCTTCCAGGCACTCACTCAGCCGGGGCCCTGAAACAAGAGAGGGGTCAAGGGGGAGACACCAGCCTGGGCAACAGGGAGGGTCGGGGCAAAGGGCAGAGAGCTCACAGAATGGGGGACTGGCATGAGGGTCAGGGAcctggaggggtgcatgggggCCCAGGTAGGGAGCCAGGACTGTGACAGCGAGCAGGAAGCTGGGAGACTGTCATGGGACTGGAGGGCTCTGGGGGGGCCAGATTGGGGGGCCCAGAGGCAGAGGTTGGGGCTGGGCTTTTGGGGGCTGGGCTGTAgaacctggggggcagggctctcAGGGATGGGGGCCCTGTAAGGCAGGGTTGGGGCATTGAGCCCTTGGGGCAGGGGATTTTGGGGGAAGGCTGGGCTGTGGGGTTCCCATGAGGCAGAGTCTTTCCAGTCGAGACCCTGGGCCCTGCTCctgaccccccactcccctctcaccTGCTTGGCCCCGCACCCAACCCACAGCCTtggcctccagcagctcccactcgTCGCGTTGCCCTGCGGCCCGGCCGTGCAGCCAGACCACGGCCAGCACTGTGGCCCAGATGCCGGGAGGCATGtccttgtgggggagggggaagagacagcCTGAGACAGCACCCAGCCTGGGGAAACgctgcccccatccccccacctggGGACCCCCTGCCTCCCAGCGCTGCCCCCCATGCCCTCACCCTGGGGACCCCCCAATCCAGTGCTCCTGCCCACTTCCCAGAATCAGAGggttcccagcccccctgctgtaGCACCATGGACCCCCTACCCAGATGCCCAGTGCCATGCCCGGGGGTAGGGAGACAGCCTCAGAGTGGGCCTGGCCTGGGGCCCCCcatgcctcccccagccctggggcctcTTGATCCAATGCTCCGACCCCCTGTAAGTGGGGTCCCAGACCCCCACTCTGGGTCCGTCTCGCCGACTGGGCTCCAGGTTCAAGAGTTATTTGATCCAGTTGCCCTCAGACCCACCCCCTCAGTTTGGGTCACCCTGTCTCATCTAGGAGCAGAGAACAGGCTCAACTCATGGCACCTGCCCCCCATCTCTCCCCTGTCCCTCGCCTCCCGCACTCACCTGACTGGGCATCCTCCCTTTGGCATCGGTCTCACTTACCCCCAGCGCGGCGGCCAGCTGGGGGTCCAGGTCCCACGAGCCGTCAGCATTCTGCAGAGACACCAGCCTCAGCAGGGGAGACTCCTCTGGTGCCCGCTCTAGGGAGAGACgtggggagatggggctgggaCATGGTTACAGAAGAGTGACATGGCCTGTCCAGGTTGATTCTCCCCCACTCATGCCGCCCATCCGGTTTGCCCCCTCCAAAGAACTTTAGCTCATTGATACAAACTCACACCCCAAATTCCAACTTCACAGAGTTTTGTGCCTGGGAGTTTCCTtatcttttttcattttgttgcaaGATAATTTGCATCACAACACTTAAAAAACCCAGCTGTGGACTCCCCCTCCCGCAGCGTCACACCGGTGTTTTGCCCAGGAAGTTCCTTCGGATTGGATGTCGCTGTTAAACACTTGCCCAGCTCCGGGACCCTCAGGGCACGTCTGTCTCAGCCCCGAGGAAGCATCATCCTGGCGTTTGCCGCCCTCCCGGCGCCCTGActcccagccactgccccccTCACCTGGCTTGCCGCGGCACCGGGCGAGGCGTGTTCCCAGGACTTTCCACAGTTGCCCTTTCACTGGGGGCTTTCCTGGTTCAGctatgggtgggggaggaggcagacaGTACTGGGCTTGGGGAGCACATGTGCGGGGGCCGCTCCTGCCGGTGCGTGCCATACATTCGTTCTTGAACAGCTCCATGGAGGGGTGGTCCTCTCTGGCCTCGAGGGGGGAAGCAGGCATCAGGacgctgcactcatgggaggCGCATCTGGGCACGGGCCTGTGGGATCTACATGCCATCAGCGAGAGACACTGCGTGTACGGCATCCTGGCCGCAGCCTTGAAGCCTGGGGGGGGCAGACAGACGGACacggagacagacagagagaagcTAAGGGAGGGAAGAACCCGCCCACCCCCCGGCACCCAGAGCCAACGCACTGCTGgggcccctcctccctgcccgccagctgggaccccctcccctccccgcatcCAGCCCCATCCTCTTTTCCCCCCAGCTACCTCTGAGTCCCTCCCCCGCCGGACTGTGACCCCCCCAGATCCAGCCTCTCCCCCACAGCTTCCCCCCAGGAAGGaaccttcctccagccccaggggatACAGGGGTGGGTGCTGCACCCCATGGATGAGGGCAggactctgtggggcagggatggggtggcaCAGCCCcatgggagctggggcagggagaggggcaaagggaCATTCGCCCAGAAACATGATGCCCCTCCATGCTTCCAGATCCCCCTCTCACACTGGGATCCCCCTGTGCTGGAattccctgtccccctcccccccccagtgccaggtTCCCGCACCCACCtgagcttcccccccaccccgcctcgcACCCGGTGCCAGGATCCCTGACCCCTCCGGGGTTACCTGCCAGCGGGATGTCCCGTCTCACCAGTGGCCCCTGCACTGGCTGCCTCCACTCTGTGTCCACCCCCACGTAGGCCGTGACGGAGCAGACGACCCCCGAGCTCAGGCTGGTCTCCAGCGCCCGGCGCCGGTCCTCCTCCGACCCGGCCCCCACGgccccctccagctccagcagcagtgaCTTGGCTGCCAGCCGGTGAACGGGCAGCCTGTGCCGGGGACAGAGAGTCGCGGGGTGAGCCCTGGACGACTGCGTTCCAGCCGCACggtggggagcaggggctagtgggatggtgtgtgtgtgggggttgggagccaggactcctgggttctatctctggCTATAGGAGGGGAGTGGGACCTAGTGAtctgcattgccagcagatcgagggacgtgatcgttcccctctattcgacattgttgaggcctcatctggagtactgtgtccagttttgggccccacactgcaaggatgtggaaaaattgaaaagcgtccagcggagggtaacaaaaatgattaggggtctggaacacatgagttatgaggagaggctgagggagctgggattgtttagtctgcggaagagaagaatgaggggggatttgatagctgctttcaactacctgaaagggggttccaaagaggatggatctagactgttctcagtggtagcagatgacagaacaaggagtaatgccATAATGCCATAATAATCCAAAGCCATAGATGTTGAAATAACAGCCCAGGGGCAAACTCTTCAACAGCAGGACCAGGGTCTCCTGGGGatggagagagatggacggaGTCACCCCCCATGTCCAGCCAGCCtgagctgccccctccctcccccagctctgccccctgggcccagccagcctgggcttctccccccccggctctgccccctgctccccccctgtTCTGCCCCACGGGTCCAACCAGTGTAGGCTGCTCCCCTGCACGGCTCTGCCTCATGGGCCCAGCCAGCCTAGGCTGCTCTTCTCCCAGCTCAGGCCCtctgggcccagccagcctgggctgctcccctgggctctgccccatgGGACCCTTCTAGCATGGCCTCCTGCCAGGCTTACTCCTgatggaattctgcaccactgcgcaagcGCAGAACTCATGTGTCCTGCAGAATTTAtttcctgcagaaaatacatttctgCCTGAGAAGTTCTGCAGTTCCGCCTTTCACCCACCAAAGGCCACAGTGGTGCCAGAACAGCCAGCAGCATGAACGCAGTCGGCTGTTGTGGGCAAACAGCgtaactgcagcacttctggggcagaatgtattttctgtggggaaaaaaatttcgGTGCATGCCTGGTGcttcagaattcccccaggagaagAAGTTCATCACAGCAACCTGCTAGCAGAGCCAGGTTacgacagacagagtggggcacatggggctgctgggtggGACAGACTGGGGCACAGGCTCAGGATCTAGTGGGGTGACACCATTGAGCCAggagctgaatgggagtgggggtgcaaggCCACATGGGAACGAGGGTAGAGGAGatgcaggaacacatggggatgggtgtgtgtgtggaggaacaggggcagatgtggctgactgaatgggagaggcttggggtcGGCCAGGATCtacatgggggaggctccccaactccctaacaatttGCCACTACCCCCAAAacacctgttccatacttctcccatccacacccaacaaccctcccgATTCgctccaggctccttccctctccctcagatcctctgttacccctgactcccccaaccctttgcactgcttctgagggtggcaggaaatacggttctgtattgtagtttaaatgaattactcaaagttctgtgttAATATGCCCAGTAAGGAATATAtttgtaaaaacattttttaccaaaatctttttgttgtctgtattgttacagacatactttctgatagatattttgaaataaattaccaaaataattgaaactggcataatTATATTCTGTTATTTTGACAAAGAATGCAGAttgttgcagaattttaattttttggtacagaattccCTGAGGAGTACTGGCCGTACCTTGGCGCTGTCGATGCGCTGGGGGGAGCGGTCTTGGCCGTCCATGGGGCACTCCATGCTGCCGGAGCGGTCCAGCAGGAAGATGAACTCTCCGGCTGGGCTCTGGCCCGGCACCGCCTCGGGCAGGCTGGGCAGCAGGGTCACCATCACGGCCGGGTTGCCCATCAGGGAGCCTGTAGGGAGATGGGGCCAGCCCCAAATGGGGCGGACATGGGGTCGAGCCCTGTGAGAGCCCTCAgcgttccctgactgccccagaaccccacccacactcctctgtttctccccccacagctctttcccccagatcctccccacccccaatctccagctcccagtgcctgccCTTCCATCCCACATTCTTCCTCATGCCCCCCAGATCTGCAGGGCACCCCACTGCCTGGCTCCTCCAAAGCACTCCACCCTCCTACCCCCAGCCCTTCCAAGAGCCCCTGCTCTGGACCCCCCCACCCGAGTGCCCACCCCCTGATCCTGTCCCCAATCCCCTTCACACACTCTATCCCGAGTTCCTTCAACGCCCACCCCTAATCCCCACCCCAcagtccctccccacccaggggaagcAGGGTgtgggacccccacccccacctggctCTGCTTCAGGCAACCTGGCCTCCAGGACCACGCTGGGTTTGTGCGACTCCGCATAATACACCGGCAGCTCCACGTCCCGGTCCCACGGTGGGGCCTGGGCTAGTGACACCTGGGGGGGTGACAGACACACAGTCCCCTCCCTTCAGTTCCTGGGGGGCAGGGTCTCGCTGGCTCTCACTCCTGGCCCAGTGCCCCTCCATGGAGCCAGAGGGGAGGGGGTGACCCGGGAACGTGAGCTGCAACCTCCCTGGGAACTTGGGCTGGGCCCCCTGGGttaggtgggagggagagagggaaagacaCCTGGGGAAAACACTACAAAACTCTGAATTTTGGGGGGTGCTAAATCTTTCCAATTTGAGGGTGACATTTTCCCACCCCCCCATTTTATTCCACTGAAAATGAAGGAGAGGGAAACTCCCAGAAAGTGAAGGGGACCAGGGCACATCGAacgcccaggatttcaccccatgggCTGGTCTCAGCCCCTCAAGATTTTCCCCAGAGAACTCGGGGAATTCCCTGGATCCGTTTGTGTAGCtcatccctcccccacaccttctGGGacacaccctctgccccaccccagagctcccacagcTGTATATGTCTCCACAGGACCCATGCCCAGATGGTCCCCTGGGACCTGCCCCACCCAGCCTCGCCCcaaatcccccccagccctgtcccctggCATCCACCCCTCATCCGAGAgcccccccatcaccccctcaCTCAGagctgccccccactgcccctcccagcagggctggtcaGGACCCATGCATCTGGGCAAGCCCTTACCTGGGCGCTGGTCCGGTTCCCGGCCGTGTAGCTCAGGGGGGTGAGGGAGCAGTTGGAGAGCACACGGTCGATGCCATGGGGCGACTGCAGTGTGGCGCTCAGACTCAGGGTGTAGGGCAGCGCCCCCTGGGGCACCCGCGGGACCGCCTGGGTGACATCCGCTCTGTCCCACCCTGCAGAGAGACACGGGGTGAGAgccgggggctgggagaggggggaggaggggggtcatGGGATATTGGTGGGCATGGGGAGATGTGGGATATTGGGGGAGGGCCCAGGGGAGTCACATACTCTGGGATAGGGATTGCAGGGCACTTACCGTGGGGGACATAGCAGTGACCTATGGAGTGTTAAGGGGTTATGAGGATCCATGTGGGTCTTTCCCTGGAGGGTATGTAGCAGGGGCTATGGTGTCTCATTGGATTACAGGCTGTGGGGTCACTCACCATGGGGTGCATATTGGGGGTTCAGGGGGTCATGGGTGTCACCATATAGGGtaaagcagggatggggaggCTATGGGTCTCACCATAGGGCATgtagctgggggtgtgggggactATGGGAGGCAAGGAGTTATGCAGGGCTATGTGTTTCACTGTGGGGTGCATAGCAGGGTTATGGGGGGCTAGATGTACAGGGCGCTACATTAGCCAGCGGGGGAAACTGTAAACAAGAGATTTACAACTCACCCGAAGGACAGTTGGCAGCTCACGTATGCCCTGGAGCTGCCTAGCCACGTAGCCCGGCCAGGACTTTTCCAATAAGAAGCGCCAGAATATAAAAAGGGGGGAAACCAGCCCCAAGgcacctctcctcccacttcgTTCCTGAAGGCAATGCGAACACTCAGCAGACATTGAACTGGGGAGCTTGGTGCCAGGCTGGGAAGGGAGTCCAGCCTGTGCACTCAGAACTGGCAGCTGCCTGCAGCATCCTGTagggcaggagttctcaaactgggggtcgggacccctcagggggtcgcgaggtgaTTACATAGAGgcttgtgagctgtcagcctccaccccaaaccccgctttacatccagcatttataatggtgttaaatatataaaaattttaatttataaggggggggtcgcacttagaggcttgctatttgaaaggggtcaccagtacaaacgtttgagaaccactgctgtagggtgagaaaaactgtcTGCTTCAAACCTTTCTTAACATGGTCAGGGTTCAGGACAGAGAATGCACATTTAacttttatttcttatgtaaccagTTCCGACCTTTGTGCCCCATAACTTGGGATCACTTACAACCCTTCCTTCTCTAGCTATTAAACTTGCGTTAGTGTTTGATCTAAACCAGGGCATTGGACTGGAGTGTCTGGGGAATGTCACTgagcccagcagggctggtgaaggATCGTTACCCTGGGACGGCCTGACAAACTAATCGATGAACTCGTGCTGCGCAGTGACCGGACTGGACAGCACAAGATGCACATCTCTGGGGtgcgaggctggggctggagaattTGCAGATGTTGCCCTGGGTGTGGTTCCGGCGTGGTGGGGAGAGCTTCATGCAACTCAGCTGGGGGTGTGTTTGCACACTGGTGGCTGCGTGTGAGCAGAGCCTGGAGGGGCCGGGCGTTCACACAGCAAAGCCGTGTAAAAGACTCCCTGGGCTGGAGGATTAAGGGGGAACAGCGATTCAGCAATCCAGGAATGCCACACTGGCACAGTGTGAGCAGGGTTATATGCACAGCTTGTTGCTGAGTGAAGTCTGCACTTGGAGCACACAGGCGATGATTTTAAGTGGGCCCAAGTGTGAACAGGTTccagtttttttattttctcttcgcTTATTTCGGGAAAGGGAAATAGACACAGAAAGGTACAAAAATGAGCCAGCATGATGCAGTTGCAAAGTTAGCGCTGTGCAAACTGCAGGTAGCAGGAAAGGAGAAAGAATACCAGTGAACCTTGGAGCTGAAGGTTGAGGCTCACCAGCCCGTGTCGAAGGAGCAAGAAATAACTGCGGCCCCGGACATAGCAGCACATCAGAAAGCTTGGAGCTGCGAGGCAAAGAGGGAAAACCCCAGCTGGAAACATTAGACCAACAGAAGGAAATCCCAGTGTCACCAGCAGCTTCCTTTAACTCCAAATGTTTCGCACTGGGACCAGCTGTGGGCCTGTATACATAGAAACAGACTGTATGGAGGAATATTTCACCACTGCTGAAAAGCTGGGTGGTGCCCATGGGATTCCAGAGGGCAAGGGAATCCTCACACTCCGTGCAGAACTGCCTGGTAAAGCCTGGGCTGTACCCAATGCAATGCCATTTTTCTGGATGCTTTGGCATAGTCTACGTTTATGGATACTGTTTTGAAAGAGTTTCAATTTACTCCTGAGGTGTGTAGGACAAAATGTAGAGGTCTTCAAAGGAATGCTGGTGTGAGTAATCGGGAGTACGTTTACAGGGTGAAGGTGGGGCAGATTTTGGACAACTGCTAGATCTCATTGGCCAAGGATGTTTCTGGAGTCTCTGGGCTAACGATGCGAAGCAGCGTCTGTGACagaaatggtcactttggatgacaTCTTTGAGCACTCTCAGATGTCTAACAAGTCACAGAAAAAGAGGTTTAAAGCTGGGGCGAAGGGGGGATCCCATTTTATCTCTGGGAAAAAGGAGGGGGATTGGGAAGCTGGGCACCCACCTCCCCCAAAACCATTCTTCTAATCTTCTCCCCAAACCTCCTGTAAAAACAGAGGAGCATCTGCCATGGTAATTCCACTGCTCCCGGAGAACCCATTGCTCTGCGCGGAGGGACAGACAGCCCCGGGCAGCCCGTGTTAGAACCACTGTGCTCAGCACAGAAACCTCTGAGGAGCCTGAAGCGTACCACATTGGTTTTGTGGGAtttggctctgcagagccagaCGGGACATACTGAGACTTAGAATTAGTAACAGGGAACACCTGGGATGGGAAGATACAGGTGCACAGATGACTGTGGCTAAACAGATTGTCATGCAAGAAGGTGACATGTGGCCAGGTCAAATGGAAGAGATTTTACCAGTTggaggagtcaggactcctgggcctttAGCCAAGGTGCACACAGAATCTGGTGGCTCCGAAAGTGAATTGAAGGTGGGAACAGTGGACGATATCCCTGTCGACCTGCTTGTGG
This genomic interval from Lepidochelys kempii isolate rLepKem1 chromosome 13, rLepKem1.hap2, whole genome shotgun sequence contains the following:
- the LOC140897181 gene encoding von Willebrand factor A domain-containing protein 5A-like is translated as MTSCGLLTRFNKLVPLRSSSVTVLIRGFVADVGCELLYRNEEPRPVEAVFIFPMDTEAAVYAFQAHLGGTCIQAQLHEKKQAQELYGDTLAAGQSSFLLQQEGAGGDVFSCSLGNLPPGEEAALTLCYVCELPLEPDGAARYVLPAVLRPRYTPHGWDRADVTQAVPRVPQGALPYTLSLSATLQSPHGIDRVLSNCSLTPLSYTAGNRTSAQVSLAQAPPWDRDVELPVYYAESHKPSVVLEARLPEAEPGSLMGNPAVMVTLLPSLPEAVPGQSPAGEFIFLLDRSGSMECPMDGQDRSPQRIDSAKETLVLLLKSLPLGCYFNIYGFGLLWHYGITPCSVICYSSRAHPATLCPRHRLPVHRLAAKSLLLELEGAVGAGSEEDRRRALETSLSSGVVCSVTAYVGVDTEWRQPVQGPLVRRDIPLAGFKAAARMPYTQCLSLMACRSHRPVPRCASHECSVLMPASPLEAREDHPSMELFKNECMARTGRSGPRTCAPQAQYCLPPPPPIAEPGKPPVKGQLWKVLGTRLARCRGKPERAPEESPLLRLVSLQNADGSWDLDPQLAAALGVSETDAKGRMPSQDMPPGIWATVLAVVWLHGRAAGQRDEWELLEAKAVGWVRGQAGPRLSECLEAANALLGLNIGPAIFKL